In Aedes albopictus strain Foshan chromosome 3, AalbF5, whole genome shotgun sequence, the following are encoded in one genomic region:
- the LOC134284033 gene encoding uncharacterized protein K02A2.6-like produces MSSSGKYVRAPPAAPESDVEGSSCDESEVGRFVRAPSQDSSAEEGIAEEYGQSSRSSPGYQMQLEARVLELENVIKKMSGATDDATRMTREESCSEVGPSITPSAPPPTSPTTSPSPTGGSAIRWDNIRPFPKNVAASKMWEAWVRFLEDFEAAAFLSNLKDPKRRVELLLLSMGDELKSIVRAAKLRPGAEEGDNLYNKFVGNIDKHLKAMTDPAAEHEDFSKMVQEEGEPAVKFHARLTEKVLLCDYSPTDQDRFVRTQLLRGLRNQELKKTARMYGHDSNTIVQAATRAEAFQAEMAALGGESNALVVSSGRVRPNEGQFKRRQAVQQTNSKPLKRFKSERSSSFQPGSSVSRRNRCPRCFRPAHRGEECPALRKICNACGQRGHFAAACRVDRVSTVKDEWSGAPVDDNRSEQHINALSLQDVLVDCSVGSSTPIKFLIDSGADVNVIGGTDWRILESQFKSGTAALDLNTILPRNDIRAYATTKPMEVKYSFKATLEVIGLSKPIVTAEFLVVEEGTRSLLGRTTASDMELLKAGAMINTCEKSTVFPKMPGVKVRFSIDHSIPPVRNAYYNIPAAYRDEARQRLEQMEAKGIIERVTTAPTWISGMSAHPKGKMDFRLVVNMKAPNKAIKREYFRLPLIDEMKTKLHGAKFFTKLDLSDAFYHLELSEESRELTTFLSEHGMYRFTRLMFGVNCAPEVFQREMTRILKDVEHKIIYIDDVLLFAKTIDELRATVAEVLTILRSNNLTLNALKCEFDRTRLNFLGHELSENGFNIEASKVKDIQAFRQPSTSSELRSFLGLASFISPYIENFADISAPLWAVSTAQKWSWDKEQEVAFNLVKQSIIDSTISLGFFSDSDRTILYTDASPNALGAVLVQENEEGKPRVISFASKSLTATEKKYAQNQREALSAVWAVEHFSYFLLGRHFILKTDAQGMAFVLSRSREESKRALTRADGWALRLSPYNFEIEYIRGVDNIADPSSRLYCGDDDEFSEEISPWEVCVLEPQSAEILTEKEIRDCTMQDETLMQVIRSLETQSWPKNLSKFKSIAPDLNFINGILVKNGCFVIPEALRKKTLKIAHAGHPLEAKLKAILRRRVWWPGMAGDAEEWVKSCAVCAVNGRPERPPPMQRSFAPKGVWETIAVDFNGPYLKLGGISILVIIDLRSRYAIARPVKTTKFEHTKAVLDDVFEREGFPRAIKSDNGPPFNGEEYSNYCSMRGIQTIFSTPFFPQQNGLVEGFMKVINKAMAAALSTGASYQKELQAAVQSYNAADHSITRMPPEEVMTGRKIKRGLPLLNYGNAGHDEEFLDERDRTAKLQSKEREDSRRGAKPSRVKPGDTVIIERPSRGKGDSRFDPKRFTVLQENNGSLVLSDPGGQRLRRHISQAKKVQQWRDPASEVASEEVPADPANDTANANERPSRMKRPPQYLADYTRAIDANLKE; encoded by the exons GTGGGAAGCTTGGGTgcgtttcctggaggattttgaaGCGGCGGCTTTTCTTTCAAATCTCAAGGATCCAAAGCGTCGGGTTGAACTCCTTCTCCTTTCCATGGGGGACGAGCTCAAAAGTATTGTGCGGGCGGCAAAACTTCGACCGGGTGCCGAAGAGGGAGATAACTTGTACAACAAGTTCGTTGGGAACATTGATAAGCACCTGAAGGCTATGACAGATCCAGCGGCGGAGCACGAGGACTTCTCGAAAATGGTCCAGGAAGAAGGTGAACCGGCTGTGAAATTCCACGCTCGTCTCACCGAGAAAGTACTTCTATGCGACTACAGCCCAACGGATCAAGATCGCTTCGTCCGCACACAGCTACTGAGAGGCCTACGCAATCAGGAACTGAAGAAAACAGCGCGAATGTATGGCCATGATTCCAACACTATTGTTCAAGCGGCCACGCGAGCTGAAGCATTCCAGGCGGAAATGGCGGCGCTCGGAGGTGAGTCGAATGCCCTCGTTGTAAGCAGTGGTAGGGTCCGCCCCAACGAAGGTCAATTCAAGCGTAGACAGGCAGTCCAGCAGACAAACAGCAAACCATTGAAGAGGTTCAAGTCCGAGAGATCATCTAGTTTCCAGCCGGGGTCGAGCGTAAGTCGTCGTAACAGGTGCCCCAGATGCTTCAGACCTGCCCACAGAGGTGAAGAATGTCCGGCGCTTCGGAAAATTTGCAACGCGTGTGGGCAACGGGGCCATTTCGCCGCGGCCTGCCGTGTAGATCGCGTAAGCACGGTGAAGGACGAATGGTCAGGAGCTCCTGTGGATGACAATCGTTCAGAACAG CATATCAATGCTTTGTCCCTTCAAGATGTGTTGGTAGACTGTAGCGTCGGTTCGTCTACCCCGATCAAATTTCTGATCGATTCTGGGGCTGACGTGAATGTTATCGGAGGTACTGATTGGCGGATACTGGAGAGTCAATTCAAATCGGGAACAGCAGCCCTCGACCTGAACACCATCCTACCCCGAAACGATATTCGAGCCTATGCGACCACTAAACCAATGGAGGTCAAATATAGTTTTAAGGCTACACTAGAAGTGATTGGTTTGAGCAAACCGATTGTTACGGCTGAATTTTTGGTTGTGGAGGAAGGCACGAGATCCTTGCTGGGTAGAACCACGGCCAGTGACATGGAACTTTTGAAAGCAGGAGCGATGATTAACACCTGTGAAAAATCAACAGTTTTCCCGAAGATGCCAGGTGTGAAAGTAAGGTTCAGCATCGATCACTCAATCCCTCCTGTTCGTAACGCATATTACAACATCCCGGCTGCATATCGCGATGAAGCTCGTCAACGGCTTGAGCAGATGGAAGCAAAAGGAATCATCGAAAGAGTTACTACTGCGCCAACATGGATTAGTGGAATGTCCGCT cACCCTAAGGGTAAGATGGACTTTCGACTAGTGGTAAACATGAAGGCTCCCAACAAGGCCATTAAGCGGGAATACTTCCGTCTGCCGCTCATCGACGAGATGAAGACGAAACTGCACGGGGCCAAATTTTTTACCAAGCTGGATTTGTCGGACGCATTCTATCACCTAGAGCTAAGTGAAGAGTCGCGTGAACTAACGACGTTCCTTTCAGAACATGGAATGTACCGCTTCACTCGTCTGATGTTCGGTGTCAACTGCGCGCCCGAAGTGTTTCAGCGAGAAATGACCAGAATTTTGAAGGACGTTGAACATAAAATTATATACATCGACGACGTCCTATTATTTGCGAAAACAATCGATGAACTGAGAGCAACAGTTGCTGAGGTGCTAACAATTCTGAGATCAAACAACTTAACCCTGAATGCGTTGAAATGCGAGTTTGACCGAACACGGCTGAACTTCCTTGGACATGAACTTAGTGAAAATGGTTTCAATATCGAAGCGTCAAAGGTCAAGGACATCCAAGCATTTCGGCAACCCTCAACGTCGTCTGAACTCCGCAGCTTTCTTGGACTCGCATCGTTCATAAGTCCGTACATCGAGAACTTTGCAGACATATCCGCTCCTTTGTGGGCTGTTTCGACGGCGCAAAAATGGAGCTGGGATAAGGAACAAGAAGTGGCATTCAATCTCGTTAAGCAAAGCATCATTGATTCGACCATATCACTTGGGTTCTTTTCGGATTCCGATCGAACCATATTGTATACTGATGCTTCCCCCAATGCTCTGGGCGCGGTGTTAGTTCAGGAGAACGAGGAAGGAAAACCACGAGTAATAAGCTTCGCCTCAAAGTCGCTTACTGCAACTGAAAAGAAATACGCTCAGAATCAGAGGGAGGCATTGAGCGCAGTGTGGGCAGTGGAGCATTTCTCCTACTTTTTGCTAGGAAGGCATTTCATTTTGAAAACGGATGCTCAAGGGATGGCGTTTGTCCTAAGCAGATCCCGTGAGGAATCAAAAAGGGCTCTAACCAGAGCAGATGGTTGGGCTTTACGGCTCAGTCCATATAATTTCGAGATTGAGTACATCAGAGGTGTTGACAACATAGCAGACCCATCATCACGACTCTATTGTGGAGATGATGACGAGTTtagtgaagaaatcagcccttggGAAGTCTGCGTTTTGGAGCCTCAGAGTGCTGAGATTCTCACCGAGAAGGAAATTCGTGACTGCACAATGCAAGACGAAACCCTGATGCAG GTCATTCGTTCCTTGGAAACCCAATCGTGGCCCAAGAATCTGTCGAAATTCAAATCCATCGCACCTGACCTCAATTTCATCAACGGAATCTTGGTGAAGAACGGTTGTTTTGTCATTCCGGAGGCCCTCCGGAAGAAAACACTGAAAATAGCTCATGCGGGGCACCCATTGGAAgccaaattgaaagctatactgcGTAGGCGTGTTTGGTGGCCAGGAATGGCAGGCGATGCAGAGGAGTGGGTGAAATCTTGTGCGGTTTGTGCCGTAAATGGGCGGCCAGAAAGACCACCGCCAATGCAAAGATCCTTTGCTCCGAAAGGCGTATGGGAAACCATTGCCGTTGACTTCAATGGGCCCTACCTCAAGCTAGGAGGAATATCAATCCTAGTAATTATTGACCTTCGGTCGAGATATGCCATAGCCCGCCCGGTGAAGACAACCAAATTCGAGCACACAAAAGCCGTGTTGGACGATGTTTTTGAACGAGAAGGTTTCCCGAGGGCAATCAAGTCAGATAATGGCCCTCCCTTCAATGGCGAAGAGTATTCCAACTACTGTTCTATGCGAGGGATTCAGACCATTTTTTCAACACCATTCTTCCCTCAACAGAACGGTTTGGTTGAAGGATTCATGAAGGTTATTAACAAGGCTATGGCCGCAGCATTATCAACGGGAGCAAGTTATCAGAAGGAATTACAGGCGGCAGTGCAATCATATAATGCGGCAGACCACAGCATTACAAGAATGCCTCCGGAGGAAGTAATGACTGGTCGAAAGATAAAGCGTGGATTACCTTTGTTGAACTACGGAAATGCTGGACACGATGAAGAGTTTTTGGACGAGCGAGATCGTACTGCCAAGCTCCAATCAAAAGAACGTGAAGACTCCAGGCGGGGAGCCAAACCAAGCCGCGTCAAGCCAGGTGATACCGTCATCATCGAACGTCCATCCAGGGGTAAAGGGGATAGTAGATTTGACCCGAAACGTTTCACCGTGCTGCAGGAGAACAACGGAAGCCTGGTCCTTTCCGACCCAGGGGGCCAGCGGCTAAGACGTCACATTTCGCAGGCTAAGAAGGTTCAGCAATGGCGTGACCCAGCATCCGAGGTAGCATCTGAAGAAGTTCCCGCTGATCCTGCCAACGACACCGCCAATGCGAATGAGCGACCCAGTAGAATGAAACGACCTCCACAGTACTTGGCAGACTACACTCGAGCGATTGATGCAAACCTAAAGGAATAA